In a single window of the Streptomyces sp. NBC_00353 genome:
- a CDS encoding MarR family winged helix-turn-helix transcriptional regulator has translation MEDEVDRLVAAWRRERPDLDVEPLEVLSRVSRLARHLDRARRIAFSEHNLEPWEFDVLTSLRRAGAPYQLSPGQLLTQTLVTSGTMTNRIDRLTKKNLVERLPDPSDRRGVLVRLTPEGRDKADQSLAGLLAQERAILGELSRHQRGELASLLRQLTAPFDNIPG, from the coding sequence ATGGAGGACGAGGTCGACCGTCTGGTCGCTGCATGGCGCCGCGAGCGCCCCGACCTCGACGTGGAACCGCTCGAGGTGCTCAGCCGCGTCTCGCGCCTCGCCCGTCACCTCGACCGGGCCCGCCGGATCGCGTTCTCCGAACACAATCTTGAGCCGTGGGAGTTCGACGTACTGACGTCGCTGCGCCGCGCCGGTGCCCCGTATCAGCTCTCCCCCGGCCAGCTGCTGACCCAGACGCTGGTCACTTCGGGCACGATGACCAACCGCATCGACCGGCTGACCAAGAAGAACCTGGTCGAGCGGCTCCCCGACCCCAGCGACCGGCGGGGCGTGCTGGTCCGGCTCACCCCCGAGGGGCGCGACAAGGCCGACCAGTCGCTGGCCGGCCTGCTCGCCCAGGAGCGTGCCATCCTGGGCGAACTCTCCCGTCACCAGCGTGGTGAGCTGGCCTCGTTGCTACGCCAGTTGACCGCCCCGTTCGACAACATCCCCGGCTAG